From the genome of Streptomyces sp. NBC_01116, one region includes:
- a CDS encoding GlxA family transcriptional regulator, with protein MQHRVVVLALDGLLPFELGIPQRIFGRSLGTEAGGKSGKLYDVVTCSVRPPGPVRTDADFSILVEHGPEALATADTVVIPASYELGPVFEEGRLTEELAAALALVRPGTRMVSICTGGYVLAAAGYLDGRPATTHWSSAEHFQRTFPQVRVDPDVLFIDDGDVLTSAGVAAGIDLCLHLVRRDHGTAVANEIARRTVVPPHRDGGQAQYIHRPVPEPQFATTTGARAWALARLDRPILLRDMAEQDAMSVRTFTRRFREEVGISPGQWLTQQRVERARHLLESTDLSIDQVARDAGFGTATSLRQHLQAALGVPPTVYRRTFRSSADPAPRGPRTPVRGRP; from the coding sequence TGGGCATTCCGCAGCGGATCTTCGGCCGCAGCCTCGGCACGGAGGCGGGAGGGAAGAGCGGGAAGCTGTACGACGTGGTGACCTGCTCGGTCCGTCCGCCGGGCCCGGTCCGGACCGACGCGGACTTCTCCATCCTCGTGGAGCACGGCCCGGAGGCGCTCGCCACCGCCGACACGGTGGTCATCCCCGCCTCCTACGAGCTGGGACCGGTCTTCGAGGAGGGCCGGCTGACCGAGGAGCTGGCCGCCGCGCTCGCCCTGGTCCGGCCCGGCACCCGGATGGTCTCCATCTGCACCGGCGGTTACGTCCTGGCGGCGGCCGGCTACCTCGACGGCCGCCCCGCCACCACGCACTGGTCGTCCGCCGAGCACTTCCAGCGGACCTTCCCGCAGGTCCGCGTCGACCCGGACGTCCTGTTCATCGACGACGGCGACGTCCTCACCTCCGCCGGGGTCGCCGCCGGGATCGACCTCTGCCTGCACCTGGTGCGCCGCGACCACGGGACGGCCGTCGCGAACGAGATCGCGCGCCGCACCGTCGTGCCCCCGCACCGGGACGGCGGGCAGGCCCAGTACATCCACCGCCCCGTCCCCGAGCCGCAGTTCGCGACCACCACCGGCGCCCGGGCCTGGGCGCTGGCCCGTCTCGACCGGCCGATCCTGCTGCGGGACATGGCGGAGCAGGACGCGATGAGCGTACGGACGTTCACGCGCCGCTTCCGCGAGGAGGTCGGGATCAGCCCCGGCCAGTGGCTCACCCAGCAGCGGGTGGAGCGGGCCCGGCACCTGCTGGAGTCGACGGACCTGTCCATCGACCAGGTGGCCCGCGACGCGGGCTTCGGCACGGCGACCTCGCTGCGCCAGCACCTCCAGGCGGCGCTGGGCGTGCCGCCGACGGTCTACCGGCGTACGTTCCGTTCCTCGGCGGACCCCGCGCCCCGGGGCCCGCGCACCCCGGTCCGGGGGCGCCCGTAG
- a CDS encoding Zn-dependent alcohol dehydrogenase produces the protein MRGVVFDGTRTEVVDDLEIRDPGPGEVLVAVAAAGLCHSDLSVIDGTIPFPVPVVLGHEGAGVVEAVGPGVGHVRPGDHVALSTLANCGACAQCDRGRPTMCRKAIGRPGRPFSRGGEPLFQFASNSAFAERTVVRAVQAVKIPDDLPLTSAALIGCGVLTGVGAVLNRAKVGLGDTVVVIGTGGIGLNVLQGARLAGALTVVAVDSNPAKEAVARRFGATHFLTGAEGVRDILPDGADHAFECVGRTELIRQAIDLLDRHGQAVLLGVPAASAEASFLVSSMYLDKSILGCRYGSSRPQRDIALYADLYREGRLLLDELVTETYPVEDFAKAADDAHHGRVARGVLVF, from the coding sequence ATGAGAGGCGTCGTCTTCGACGGCACACGGACCGAGGTCGTGGACGACCTGGAGATACGGGACCCGGGCCCCGGGGAGGTGCTGGTGGCGGTCGCCGCCGCCGGACTCTGCCACAGCGATCTGTCGGTGATCGACGGCACGATCCCCTTCCCGGTCCCCGTCGTGCTCGGCCACGAGGGCGCGGGCGTCGTCGAAGCGGTCGGGCCCGGCGTCGGCCACGTGCGGCCCGGTGATCACGTGGCGCTCTCCACCCTCGCCAACTGCGGGGCCTGCGCCCAGTGCGACCGGGGGAGGCCGACCATGTGCCGGAAGGCCATCGGGCGGCCGGGGCGGCCGTTCTCGCGGGGCGGAGAGCCGCTGTTCCAGTTCGCCTCCAACTCCGCCTTCGCGGAACGCACGGTGGTGCGGGCCGTCCAGGCGGTGAAGATCCCGGACGACCTGCCCCTCACCTCGGCGGCCCTGATCGGCTGCGGGGTCCTGACCGGCGTCGGGGCCGTCCTGAACCGGGCGAAGGTCGGCCTGGGCGACACCGTCGTCGTCATCGGCACCGGCGGCATCGGACTCAACGTGCTCCAGGGGGCCCGGCTGGCCGGCGCGCTCACCGTCGTCGCCGTCGACAGCAACCCGGCGAAGGAGGCGGTGGCCCGGCGGTTCGGCGCCACGCACTTCCTGACCGGCGCGGAGGGCGTGCGCGACATCCTGCCCGACGGGGCCGACCACGCCTTCGAGTGCGTCGGCCGCACGGAGCTGATCCGCCAGGCGATCGACCTCCTCGACCGGCACGGACAGGCCGTGCTGCTGGGCGTACCAGCGGCGAGCGCCGAGGCGTCGTTCCTGGTCTCCTCGATGTACCTGGACAAGTCGATCCTCGGCTGCCGCTACGGCTCCTCACGGCCGCAGCGCGACATCGCCCTGTACGCGGACCTCTACCGGGAGGGCCGGCTGCTGCTGGACGAACTGGTCACCGAGACGTACCCGGTGGAGGACTTCGCCAAGGCGGCCGACGACGCGCACCACGGGCGGGTGGCCCGGGGGGTCCTGGTCTTCTGA